A stretch of the Acyrthosiphon pisum isolate AL4f chromosome A2, pea_aphid_22Mar2018_4r6ur, whole genome shotgun sequence genome encodes the following:
- the LOC107884470 gene encoding uncharacterized protein LOC107884470 isoform X1: MISYFEELKSSDLNANRNNLIFKCILCGSKEKYISTSKLSNSNLKTHIKIKHPNDLAEFNNCMKKRPTYSTTMSHKQLKLSEVSKVYPIKKLDQAEFDKANLRLIIDTVSPFSFVEHPAFVNYCKVTSNKVPASCRSLMRDVEYLYNKMIHEMISELDTVKYVCITADCWSIFHKSYIGFTIHWINPQMLERCSKGLACRRMIGRHTYDNIAESIDKVLDEFKIQNKTTLIVTGNAANFVKTFRIYSNDNDNDLNECIGESEENEVSIEITNTLEGELSDVDNLISISLPPHQRCAAHTMNLIASVDIKDAEKDLAYRTISHKVFKKCQGIFNKQNQSTLSADIIKNHLGRYLITPNATRWNSYYDAMKCILENIDKIEDVCNDLQLTTISGPREISFLQEYCNVMKPISRALDILQDDKNVSLGY, from the exons ATGATTTCTTATTTTGAAGAACTTAAATCAAGCGATTTAAATGCAAAcagaaataatttgatttttaaatgcattttgtgtggttcaaaagaaaaatacatttctacttcaaaattatcaaattcaaaTCTTAAAACACATATCAAA atTAAGCATCCAAATGATTTGGCagaattcaataattgtatgaaaaaaagaCCAACATATTCTACAACAATGTCTCATAAGCAACTTAAATTAAGCGAGGTTAGTAAAGTTTACCCAATCAAAAAGTTGGATCAAGCTGAATTTGATAAGGCTAATTTAAGACTTATAATTGATACGGTATCACCCTTTTCATTTGTTGAGCATCCAgcgtttgtaaattattgtaaagttACGTCAAATAAGGTTCCTGCATCATGTAGAAGTTTAATGCGTGAtgttgaatatttgtataataaaatgatacacGAAATGATCAGTGAATTAGATACagttaaatatgtatgtattacagCAGACTGTTGGAGCATATtccataa atcatACATAGGATTTACTATCCATTGGATTAATCCTCAAATGCTTGAAAGATGTTCAAAAGGACTTGCTTGCAGACGAATGATAGGAAGGCACACTTACGATAATATTGCTGAATCAATAGACAAAGTACTCgatgaatttaaaattcagaataaaacaacattaataGTCACTGGCAATGCagcaaattttgtcaaaacttttAG aatatatagtaatgataatgataatgatcTAAATGAATGCATTGGTGAATCTGAAGAAAATGAAGTCTCTATAGAAATAACAAACACTCTGGAAGGTGAATTATCTGATGTTGATAACCTCATAAGCATATCATTACCCCCTCACCAACGGTGTGCAGCACACACAATGAATCTTATTGCTTCAGTTGACATTAAAGATGCTGAAAAAGACCTTGCATATAGAACCATCAgtcataaagtatttaaaaagtgcCAAGGAATATTTAACAAACAGAATCAATCTACCTTAAGTGCagatatcattaaaaatcatctTGGCCGATATCTTATTACACCAAATGCCACAAG GTGGAATTCATATTATGATGCGATGAAATGTattcttgaaaatattgataaaattgaagATGTGTGTAATGATTTACAACTAACTACCATTTCAGGACCTCGTGAAATCTCATTTTTACAAGAATACTgcaat GTCATGAAACCTATATCTAGAGCATTGGATATATTGCAGgatgataaaaatgtatctttggGATATTAA
- the LOC100575798 gene encoding uncharacterized protein LOC100575798 isoform X2, giving the protein MEVDMNNLHAPRTIEYTTDGCAVPGCISNTDLVEDENISLFQPSIENVNEWSSSLNLNLTVNSYVCDRHFRPEHLLYPEVFVNGSMKVIKCRLNSALPIAMDAEE; this is encoded by the exons ATGGAAgttgatatgaataatttacatGCCCCAAGAACGATCGAATATACTacg gaTGGTTGTGCTGTACCAGGATGCATATCAAATACCGATTTAGTAGAGGATGAAAATATCAGCTTATTCCAACCttcaata gAAAATGTAAATGAATGGAGCTCgtcgttaaatttgaatttaactgtAAACAGTTATGTTTGTGACAGACATTTTAGACCCGAACATCTTCTATATCCAGAGGTATTCGTAAATGGTTCAATGAAAGTAATAAAATGCAGATTAAATTCGGCTTTGCCAATAGCAATGGATGCTGAGGAGTAG
- the LOC100575798 gene encoding uncharacterized protein LOC100575798 isoform X3, whose protein sequence is MDFGPLCAVPGCRTNTDIEDDDISFFQPLIENVNDWSSAAGVQLTEESKICERHFKPEDFIYPRLEVDGSIQVLKCLIPSALPTLMYEECTEE, encoded by the exons atg gatTTTGGTCCTTTATGTGCTGTACCAGGATGTAGAACTAATACTGATATAGAGGATGATGATATCAGCTTCTTCCAACCtctaata gAAAATGTAAATGATTGGAGTTCAGCAGCCGGTGTACAGTTAACAGAAGAAAGTAAAATATGCGAACGACACTTCAAACCAGAAGATTTTATTTATCCAAGACTTGAGGTAGATGGTTCAATTCAAGTATTAAAATGCTTAATACCTTCTGCTTTGCCAACACTAATGTACGAGGAATGTACTGAGGAGTAG
- the LOC107884470 gene encoding uncharacterized protein LOC107884470 isoform X2: MISYFEELKSSDLNANRNNLIFKCILCGSKEKYISTSKLSNSNLKTHIKIKHPNDLAEFNNCMKKRPTYSTTMSHKQLKLSEHPAFVNYCKVTSNKVPASCRSLMRDVEYLYNKMIHEMISELDTVKYVCITADCWSIFHKSYIGFTIHWINPQMLERCSKGLACRRMIGRHTYDNIAESIDKVLDEFKIQNKTTLIVTGNAANFVKTFRIYSNDNDNDLNECIGESEENEVSIEITNTLEGELSDVDNLISISLPPHQRCAAHTMNLIASVDIKDAEKDLAYRTISHKVFKKCQGIFNKQNQSTLSADIIKNHLGRYLITPNATRWNSYYDAMKCILENIDKIEDVCNDLQLTTISGPREISFLQEYCNVMKPISRALDILQDDKNVSLGY; the protein is encoded by the exons ATGATTTCTTATTTTGAAGAACTTAAATCAAGCGATTTAAATGCAAAcagaaataatttgatttttaaatgcattttgtgtggttcaaaagaaaaatacatttctacttcaaaattatcaaattcaaaTCTTAAAACACATATCAAA atTAAGCATCCAAATGATTTGGCagaattcaataattgtatgaaaaaaagaCCAACATATTCTACAACAATGTCTCATAAGCAACTTAAATTAAGCGAG CATCCAgcgtttgtaaattattgtaaagttACGTCAAATAAGGTTCCTGCATCATGTAGAAGTTTAATGCGTGAtgttgaatatttgtataataaaatgatacacGAAATGATCAGTGAATTAGATACagttaaatatgtatgtattacagCAGACTGTTGGAGCATATtccataa atcatACATAGGATTTACTATCCATTGGATTAATCCTCAAATGCTTGAAAGATGTTCAAAAGGACTTGCTTGCAGACGAATGATAGGAAGGCACACTTACGATAATATTGCTGAATCAATAGACAAAGTACTCgatgaatttaaaattcagaataaaacaacattaataGTCACTGGCAATGCagcaaattttgtcaaaacttttAG aatatatagtaatgataatgataatgatcTAAATGAATGCATTGGTGAATCTGAAGAAAATGAAGTCTCTATAGAAATAACAAACACTCTGGAAGGTGAATTATCTGATGTTGATAACCTCATAAGCATATCATTACCCCCTCACCAACGGTGTGCAGCACACACAATGAATCTTATTGCTTCAGTTGACATTAAAGATGCTGAAAAAGACCTTGCATATAGAACCATCAgtcataaagtatttaaaaagtgcCAAGGAATATTTAACAAACAGAATCAATCTACCTTAAGTGCagatatcattaaaaatcatctTGGCCGATATCTTATTACACCAAATGCCACAAG GTGGAATTCATATTATGATGCGATGAAATGTattcttgaaaatattgataaaattgaagATGTGTGTAATGATTTACAACTAACTACCATTTCAGGACCTCGTGAAATCTCATTTTTACAAGAATACTgcaat GTCATGAAACCTATATCTAGAGCATTGGATATATTGCAGgatgataaaaatgtatctttggGATATTAA
- the LOC100575798 gene encoding uncharacterized protein LOC100575798 isoform X1 — protein sequence MEVDMNNLHAPRTIEYTTDGCAVPGCISNTDLVEDENISLFQPSIENVNDWSSAAGVQLTEESKICERHFKPEDFIYPRLEVDGSIQVLKCLIPSALPTLMYEECTEE from the exons ATGGAAgttgatatgaataatttacatGCCCCAAGAACGATCGAATATACTacg gaTGGTTGTGCTGTACCAGGATGCATATCAAATACCGATTTAGTAGAGGATGAAAATATCAGCTTATTCCAACCttcaata gAAAATGTAAATGATTGGAGTTCAGCAGCCGGTGTACAGTTAACAGAAGAAAGTAAAATATGCGAACGACACTTCAAACCAGAAGATTTTATTTATCCAAGACTTGAGGTAGATGGTTCAATTCAAGTATTAAAATGCTTAATACCTTCTGCTTTGCCAACACTAATGTACGAGGAATGTACTGAGGAGTAG